From a single Ruegeria sp. HKCCD4315 genomic region:
- a CDS encoding folylpolyglutamate synthase/dihydrofolate synthase family protein: MTAQTSDAILDRMMALHPKIIDLTLDRVWRLLAALDNPQLKLPPVIHIAGTNGKGSTQAMIRAGLEGAGLSAHAYTSPHLARFHERIRLAGDLISETDLTAVLDECYAANGGENITYFEITTCAALLAFAREKADYTLLEVGLGGRLDATNVVENPAVTVITPVSIDHEQFLGNTLGKIAAEKAGIIKPGVPCIVGPQQDEALEVIEYTAARLGAPLLVHGQHWHVHEENGRLIYQDETGLRDLPSPNLLGAHQIQNAGAALAVLRHLDMGDDAYEAAVTKAEWPARMQRLKTGPLIEQAPQAELWLDGGHNAAAGIALADVLAKLPQKPTHMICGMLNTKDVTGYLAPLAGQAASLTAVSIPGEAATLSAEETATAAAKVDLPASTAGSVSDALASITSQDPRARVLICGSLYLAGNVLRENG, from the coding sequence ATGACCGCTCAGACATCTGACGCCATTCTTGATCGAATGATGGCGTTGCACCCCAAGATCATTGATCTGACCCTGGACCGTGTATGGCGTCTGCTGGCGGCGCTGGATAATCCACAGCTCAAACTGCCCCCGGTTATCCATATTGCCGGAACCAATGGCAAAGGTTCGACCCAGGCCATGATCCGCGCGGGGCTCGAAGGGGCAGGGCTCTCGGCACACGCCTATACCTCGCCCCATTTGGCGCGGTTTCACGAACGCATTCGTCTTGCCGGAGACCTGATTTCAGAAACCGATCTGACTGCAGTTCTCGATGAATGTTACGCCGCCAATGGCGGCGAAAACATAACCTATTTCGAAATCACGACCTGCGCGGCTTTGTTGGCCTTTGCCCGAGAAAAAGCGGACTATACTCTTCTTGAGGTCGGCCTGGGCGGGCGTCTGGACGCTACCAACGTGGTCGAAAACCCTGCAGTGACTGTGATTACGCCGGTTTCGATCGATCATGAGCAGTTTCTGGGCAACACGTTGGGCAAGATCGCCGCCGAAAAGGCTGGGATCATAAAACCCGGCGTGCCCTGCATCGTTGGGCCTCAACAGGACGAAGCCCTCGAAGTCATCGAATACACGGCCGCACGGCTCGGCGCGCCTCTGTTGGTCCATGGTCAACATTGGCACGTGCATGAGGAAAACGGACGCTTGATCTATCAGGACGAAACCGGATTGCGGGATCTTCCATCGCCCAACCTTCTGGGCGCGCACCAAATTCAGAATGCGGGCGCAGCCCTGGCCGTTTTGCGCCATCTGGATATGGGCGATGATGCCTATGAGGCTGCCGTGACCAAAGCCGAATGGCCCGCCCGTATGCAGCGTCTGAAAACCGGCCCGTTGATCGAACAGGCACCGCAGGCCGAGCTGTGGTTGGACGGCGGTCATAACGCGGCTGCAGGAATTGCGCTGGCTGATGTGCTGGCCAAACTGCCACAGAAACCGACGCATATGATTTGCGGTATGCTCAACACCAAAGACGTGACAGGCTATCTCGCACCGCTGGCCGGACAAGCCGCAAGCCTGACTGCGGTATCAATTCCGGGTGAAGCCGCGACACTCAGCGCAGAAGAAACGGCGACTGCTGCGGCAAAAGTTGACTTGCCCGCGTCTACGGCAGGCAGCGTGTCAGACGCGCTGGCGTCAATTACAAGCCAAGACCCTCGAGCTCGTGTGTTGATCTGCGGCTCGCTCTACCTTGCAGGCAATGTTTTGCGCGAAAACGGCTAA
- the fghA gene encoding S-formylglutathione hydrolase: METLSENACFGGVQGVYRHASSVCQCDMTFGLFLPAEAKDGPVPILWYLSGLTCTHENAMTKAGAQAWAAEQGIAIVFPDTSPRGEGVADHEDYDLGQGAGFYVNATQDPWAPHFQMWDYIAEELPALLVENFAIDSERQAITGHSMGGHGALTLAMNLPGRFRSVSAFAPISNPTGADWGRKQLSAYLGDDETLWAKHDASLLMKDKGFDGPILIDTGANDQFMDLLRPEALAQAIAERRQQATYRFQPGYDHSYFFVSTFMEDHITFHAEALYGD, encoded by the coding sequence ATGGAAACCCTCTCGGAAAACGCCTGTTTCGGTGGAGTGCAGGGCGTGTACCGCCATGCCTCTTCGGTCTGCCAATGCGACATGACTTTTGGCCTTTTTCTTCCGGCTGAAGCGAAGGATGGGCCGGTTCCCATCCTGTGGTATCTGTCCGGCCTGACCTGCACACATGAAAACGCCATGACCAAAGCGGGTGCACAGGCCTGGGCTGCAGAACAAGGGATCGCCATCGTATTCCCTGATACTTCCCCGCGTGGCGAGGGGGTCGCGGACCATGAAGACTATGATCTGGGACAGGGCGCAGGTTTCTATGTGAACGCGACGCAAGATCCATGGGCCCCACATTTCCAGATGTGGGACTACATCGCAGAAGAACTGCCCGCCTTGCTGGTTGAAAACTTCGCAATCGACAGCGAACGCCAGGCCATCACCGGGCATTCCATGGGCGGTCATGGAGCCCTGACATTGGCGATGAACCTGCCCGGCCGGTTCCGCTCGGTTTCGGCCTTTGCTCCGATTTCGAACCCCACGGGTGCAGATTGGGGGCGCAAACAGTTGAGCGCTTATCTCGGTGACGACGAGACCCTATGGGCCAAGCATGATGCGTCGTTGTTGATGAAGGACAAAGGCTTCGACGGTCCGATCCTGATCGACACAGGCGCTAATGACCAGTTCATGGACCTGCTGCGCCCCGAAGCGCTGGCCCAAGCCATCGCCGAACGCCGTCAGCAGGCAACCTATCGCTTCCAGCCCGGCTATGACCATTCGTACTTCTTCGTTTCCACGTTTATGGAAGACCACATCACATTCCATGCTGAAGCGCTGTACGGAGACTGA
- a CDS encoding AEC family transporter → MVEVFLRTLPFFAIIGLGYWAGRTRFFTAEATAYLTKFVFFFALSAMLFRFAATLPFAEIFNARLVLGYLGGTVAVYVLATCVAWLRGLDVPTAAVEAQCAAIGNVGFLGLPMLALLFSEAAIGPVMVVLTVDLVVFSSLIVILINGGRDGKLTLGTFKLIGLGLVKNPMIVSISAGLVWSSLEIPVPGPFYDFLTILGGAATPGALFAIGASLAGKSAERIEIAAWLSFCKLVIHPVCVAVVLLWLMPIDIFPATVAIAAAALPVAGNVYMLAAHYGVAPQRVSAAILLSTATSILTVPLVIAWLSGL, encoded by the coding sequence ATGGTCGAAGTTTTTCTGCGCACCCTTCCCTTTTTTGCGATTATCGGCCTGGGATATTGGGCGGGTCGCACTCGGTTTTTCACCGCCGAGGCTACTGCTTACCTTACAAAATTTGTCTTCTTCTTTGCACTTTCAGCCATGCTGTTTCGCTTTGCAGCCACCTTGCCGTTTGCCGAAATCTTCAATGCGCGTCTGGTGCTTGGATATCTGGGCGGTACAGTTGCTGTTTACGTTTTGGCAACATGCGTTGCCTGGCTGCGAGGGCTAGATGTTCCAACAGCAGCTGTCGAGGCACAATGCGCAGCCATTGGCAACGTAGGCTTTCTGGGACTACCGATGCTGGCGCTCTTGTTCAGCGAAGCTGCCATCGGACCAGTGATGGTGGTCCTTACCGTGGATCTCGTTGTATTTTCCTCGCTCATTGTAATCCTGATCAACGGAGGCCGCGACGGTAAGCTTACCTTGGGCACGTTCAAGCTGATCGGTCTTGGGCTGGTTAAAAATCCGATGATCGTGTCCATCTCGGCCGGGTTGGTCTGGTCGTCTTTGGAAATCCCTGTGCCCGGACCTTTCTACGACTTTCTGACCATTCTGGGCGGCGCAGCCACCCCCGGCGCTTTGTTCGCCATTGGGGCGTCTCTGGCCGGTAAGTCGGCCGAACGCATCGAAATCGCCGCTTGGTTGAGCTTTTGCAAGCTGGTGATACACCCGGTTTGCGTTGCCGTTGTCCTGTTATGGCTGATGCCGATCGATATCTTTCCAGCCACCGTTGCAATCGCGGCAGCCGCTTTGCCTGTTGCCGGCAATGTTTACATGCTGGCCGCCCATTACGGCGTCGCGCCACAGCGGGTCTCGGCGGCCATTCTGCTCTCGACTGCAACCAGCATCCTAACTGTACCCTTGGTCATCGCTTGGCTGAGTGGTCTCTAA
- a CDS encoding lysostaphin resistance A-like protein — protein sequence MGLLLIGVLVSLLNMVFFAALVAMGPNEWAQELLAGSSPLALILLLVSFGFITFGVAVAARKMQHRTLWSILGERRLAETQFVSVLKALLILGVIGFLLPPYSMGGELTQKLPLTTWVLLLPVAAFAVLIQVSAEEILFRGYIQQTLAARFNSPIIWMGVPSILFAVGHYAPDAAGGNALLIALWAFVFGLLASDLTARAGTLGPAIALHFFNNVIALLFISLPDSLSGLALFVLPFDTSDAEQLRPWLLVDLVMMFVCWLAARLALRR from the coding sequence GTGGGTCTCTTGCTCATTGGTGTTTTGGTAAGCCTGCTGAACATGGTTTTCTTCGCTGCACTCGTGGCGATGGGCCCGAACGAATGGGCGCAGGAGCTTTTGGCGGGAAGCTCGCCTCTGGCGTTGATTCTGTTGTTGGTCAGTTTCGGGTTCATAACGTTTGGGGTCGCCGTGGCGGCACGCAAGATGCAACACCGAACACTATGGTCCATCTTGGGTGAACGACGTCTGGCCGAGACCCAGTTTGTAAGCGTTTTGAAAGCCTTGCTGATACTCGGTGTCATCGGATTTCTGCTGCCTCCCTACAGCATGGGAGGGGAACTGACCCAAAAATTGCCGCTGACCACATGGGTGCTTTTGCTTCCAGTTGCGGCATTTGCTGTCCTGATTCAGGTCAGCGCCGAAGAAATCCTGTTTCGCGGCTATATCCAGCAAACCCTTGCCGCCCGGTTCAACTCACCGATCATTTGGATGGGTGTGCCATCGATCTTGTTTGCGGTGGGTCACTATGCGCCCGACGCGGCGGGTGGAAACGCGCTGTTGATTGCGCTTTGGGCCTTCGTTTTTGGCCTGTTGGCTTCGGATCTGACGGCCCGAGCAGGAACATTAGGTCCTGCCATAGCCCTGCATTTCTTCAACAATGTCATCGCTTTGCTGTTCATCTCTCTACCCGACAGTCTGAGCGGGCTAGCTCTGTTTGTCTTGCCCTTTGACACGTCCGACGCAGAACAGCTGCGGCCTTGGCTGTTGGTGGATCTGGTCATGATGTTCGTTTGTTGGCTGGCCGCGCGACTTGCGCTCAGGCGCTGA
- the zapE gene encoding cell division protein ZapE: MTDLISLYEARVADGTLTRDDAQEAVLPQFERIRAALSEPVKRGFFRKAPPPPKGLYLWGGVGRGKSMLMDMFVETLGDTPARRVHFHAFMQEIHAGMHKARQENVEDALAPVAKDVIKSVRLLAFDEMQITDITDAMIVGRLFDLLHEGGVVVVTTSNRHPDDLYKDGLNRQLFLPFIAHIKEQLRVWELVSPTDYRQNRLEGAPVYFAPIGPEARQNIREVWKDLAGGAAEPLVLQVNSRAVELPAFRNGVARASFYDLCGRMLGPADYLAIADAVKVLVLEDIPRLSRNNFNEAKRFVTLIDALYEARVRLICSAAAEPEMLYVEGEGTFEFERTASRLREMQDKDWGS; encoded by the coding sequence ATGACGGATCTGATATCGCTATACGAGGCCCGCGTCGCGGATGGAACTCTGACCCGCGACGACGCGCAAGAGGCCGTTCTTCCCCAATTCGAACGCATCCGTGCGGCGCTGTCCGAGCCCGTCAAACGTGGTTTTTTCCGTAAGGCACCCCCACCCCCCAAGGGGTTGTATCTATGGGGCGGAGTCGGGCGTGGGAAATCTATGCTCATGGACATGTTCGTCGAAACGTTGGGCGATACTCCGGCGCGACGTGTCCATTTTCACGCGTTCATGCAGGAAATCCACGCAGGTATGCATAAAGCCCGGCAAGAGAATGTCGAAGATGCTCTGGCTCCAGTGGCGAAGGACGTGATCAAATCCGTCCGTTTGCTGGCATTTGATGAGATGCAGATCACCGACATCACCGATGCGATGATTGTTGGACGTCTGTTCGATCTGTTGCACGAGGGCGGTGTCGTTGTCGTTACAACGTCAAACCGGCACCCGGACGATCTGTATAAAGACGGGCTGAACAGGCAGTTGTTCCTGCCTTTCATTGCGCATATCAAAGAACAGCTACGGGTTTGGGAACTGGTTTCCCCAACCGATTACCGCCAAAACAGGTTGGAAGGCGCGCCGGTTTATTTTGCACCAATAGGCCCGGAAGCCCGGCAGAACATTCGGGAGGTCTGGAAAGATCTTGCGGGCGGCGCTGCCGAACCGCTTGTGTTACAAGTCAATAGCCGCGCGGTAGAACTGCCAGCCTTTCGCAACGGGGTTGCACGGGCTTCGTTTTACGATCTGTGCGGGCGGATGTTGGGACCTGCTGATTATCTGGCAATTGCCGACGCTGTGAAAGTGCTGGTGCTGGAAGACATCCCACGCTTGTCGCGGAACAACTTCAACGAAGCCAAACGGTTCGTAACCCTTATCGATGCACTTTATGAGGCCAGGGTCCGCTTGATCTGTTCCGCAGCGGCCGAGCCCGAAATGCTGTATGTGGAAGGTGAAGGGACGTTCGAATTTGAACGCACAGCCTCACGCCTGCGAGAGATGCAGGACAAAGATTGGGGCTCCTAG
- the sthA gene encoding Si-specific NAD(P)(+) transhydrogenase, translating to MSKYDYDLIIIGSGPSGRSAAIQAGKLKRRVLVIDRKDRFGGVSVHTGTIPSKTLRETVLNLSGWRERSFYGRSYRVKDQIRAEDLKARLHMTLDHEVDVLEHQFNRNHVDTLDGLAKFVGPHEVEVATDAGETTRVTANKFLIATGTKTYRPEYVPFNGKTVVDGDEFLEMAEIPRSLVVIGAGVIGVEYATMFSALDVRVTLIEPRDTFLDFIDSRLIHDFTHQIRENGVDLRLGSAVEKIEDAGEHVEVTLDNGRHVRAEMLLFAAGRMGATSKLNLDAVGLETDHRNRIKVDRKTYQTAVPHIYATGDVIGHPSLASTSLQQGRVAACHALETPTLPESPWYPYGIYSVPEISTCGMSEEELQERGIPYEVGVARFRETSRGHIMGLEHGMLKMLFSLKTRRVLGVQIVGEGATELIHIAQAVLNLKGTVDYFVQNTFNYPTLAEAYKIAGLDAFNRMPIPEEFKVRKKPAEPARKEAKKA from the coding sequence ATGAGCAAATACGATTACGACCTGATCATCATCGGGTCTGGCCCCTCGGGTCGGTCAGCGGCCATTCAGGCGGGAAAACTAAAACGTCGCGTTCTGGTCATCGACCGCAAGGATCGCTTCGGCGGCGTGTCGGTTCATACCGGCACCATCCCGTCCAAGACCTTGCGCGAGACGGTTTTGAACCTCTCGGGCTGGCGCGAACGCAGCTTTTACGGCCGTTCCTATCGGGTCAAGGACCAGATCCGCGCCGAAGATCTGAAAGCCCGTCTGCATATGACACTCGACCATGAGGTCGATGTGCTTGAGCACCAGTTCAACCGCAATCACGTCGATACATTGGATGGTCTGGCCAAGTTCGTCGGACCCCATGAGGTTGAAGTTGCCACCGATGCCGGTGAGACCACGCGGGTGACGGCCAACAAGTTTCTGATTGCCACAGGAACTAAAACCTATCGCCCCGAATACGTACCCTTCAACGGCAAGACCGTGGTTGACGGGGACGAGTTTCTGGAAATGGCCGAGATCCCGCGGTCGCTGGTTGTCATTGGCGCGGGCGTTATCGGGGTCGAATACGCCACGATGTTTTCCGCCCTGGACGTGCGGGTGACTTTGATCGAACCGCGCGACACGTTCCTAGACTTCATCGACAGCCGTTTGATCCATGATTTCACGCATCAGATCCGAGAAAATGGCGTTGACCTGCGATTGGGTTCGGCTGTTGAAAAGATCGAAGATGCCGGTGAACATGTGGAAGTGACATTGGATAACGGCCGCCATGTTCGGGCAGAAATGCTTTTGTTTGCTGCCGGACGCATGGGCGCGACATCAAAACTCAATCTCGATGCTGTTGGGTTGGAAACAGATCACCGCAACCGGATCAAGGTGGATCGTAAGACATACCAGACAGCAGTGCCGCATATCTATGCGACCGGCGACGTGATCGGACACCCATCTCTGGCCTCGACGTCTCTGCAACAAGGACGCGTGGCGGCCTGTCACGCACTTGAAACACCCACACTGCCGGAAAGCCCGTGGTATCCCTACGGCATCTACTCGGTTCCCGAGATTTCAACCTGCGGCATGTCCGAAGAAGAACTGCAGGAACGCGGTATACCCTATGAGGTCGGCGTCGCCCGGTTCCGCGAAACATCGCGCGGGCATATCATGGGGTTGGAGCACGGGATGCTGAAAATGCTGTTCTCTCTCAAGACCCGCCGGGTCTTGGGTGTCCAGATTGTTGGCGAAGGCGCGACCGAACTGATTCATATCGCGCAGGCTGTGTTGAACCTTAAGGGTACCGTGGATTATTTCGTTCAGAACACGTTCAACTATCCGACCCTGGCCGAGGCTTACAAGATCGCCGGGCTGGATGCGTTCAATCGGATGCCGATCCCTGAAGAGTTCAAGGTGCGCAAAAAACCGGCTGAACCCGCCAGGAAAGAGGCCAAGAAGGCGTGA
- a CDS encoding YaiI/YqxD family protein, which produces MTTLYVDGDACPVKAEAERVATRHKMPMALVSNGGLRPSANPLVQVVIVSEGADEADKWIAERCGAGDVVITSDIPLAAKCVEAGARVLRPNGEAFTAANIGQQLAMRDLMADLRAANPLGTGGGGRPFSKADRSRFLDALEREIRAATRG; this is translated from the coding sequence GTGACCACGCTTTATGTCGATGGCGATGCCTGCCCCGTAAAAGCCGAAGCTGAGCGGGTTGCAACGCGACACAAAATGCCCATGGCCCTGGTGTCCAATGGCGGGCTGCGCCCTTCGGCCAATCCGCTAGTCCAGGTTGTCATCGTCTCGGAAGGCGCTGATGAGGCCGACAAGTGGATCGCCGAGCGCTGCGGCGCAGGAGATGTCGTGATTACATCCGACATCCCTCTGGCTGCCAAATGTGTCGAGGCAGGCGCGCGGGTTCTGCGCCCGAACGGTGAAGCCTTCACCGCAGCCAATATTGGTCAGCAACTCGCGATGCGCGACTTGATGGCTGACCTACGCGCCGCCAACCCGCTTGGAACGGGTGGTGGTGGACGACCCTTCAGCAAAGCCGACCGGTCGCGGTTTCTGGATGCATTGGAACGGGAAATACGCGCAGCCACGCGCGGCTGA
- a CDS encoding MFS transporter: MPQSARLLNPILIVGCIIITVSFAVRASFGVFQIPIADEFGWLRTDFSLAIAIQNLAWGIGQPIFGAIAEKVGDRKAIILGALTYAAGMVLSAWSVTPFEHQIYAWLVGFGIAGTGFGVVLAVVGRASSDENRSMSLAIVTAAGSFGQVLGAPTAEWLMTFLPWQQVFIVFAVAILALVLVLPFMRAPQTASKAELHESMGEILGKAFRDPSYALIFLGFFSCGYQLGFITAHFPAFVTEMCGPIQPGGVLHSVGITSTSALGAVSISLIGLANIGGTLLAGWAGNHFPKKYLLAAVYTGRTLAAALFILLPITPISVIVFSLVMGSLWLATVPLTSGLVAHLYGLRYMGTLYGIIFFSHQLGSFLGVWLGGRMYDQFGDYSMVWWIGVAIGAFSAIVHLPIRENRTAVPA, encoded by the coding sequence ATGCCGCAATCCGCCCGCCTGCTGAATCCGATCCTTATTGTCGGATGTATCATCATCACGGTCAGCTTTGCCGTGCGCGCCTCTTTCGGCGTGTTTCAGATTCCAATCGCGGATGAGTTTGGCTGGCTGCGTACTGATTTCTCCTTGGCGATTGCCATTCAAAACCTCGCTTGGGGAATTGGCCAGCCGATCTTTGGTGCAATTGCCGAAAAAGTCGGCGACCGCAAGGCCATCATACTGGGTGCTTTGACCTATGCTGCTGGCATGGTGCTATCGGCGTGGTCCGTCACACCTTTTGAACATCAGATCTACGCCTGGTTGGTGGGTTTCGGCATTGCCGGAACCGGGTTTGGCGTGGTTCTTGCCGTGGTCGGGCGTGCATCTTCTGATGAAAACCGATCCATGTCGCTTGCCATTGTCACAGCCGCAGGTAGCTTTGGGCAGGTGCTCGGGGCACCTACCGCTGAATGGTTGATGACCTTCTTGCCCTGGCAGCAAGTCTTCATCGTGTTTGCGGTTGCGATTTTGGCACTTGTTCTTGTTCTGCCTTTCATGCGCGCCCCTCAGACGGCAAGCAAGGCGGAACTGCATGAAAGCATGGGAGAGATTTTAGGGAAGGCATTCCGTGATCCTTCCTATGCGCTGATCTTTCTGGGTTTTTTTAGCTGCGGGTATCAGCTTGGGTTTATCACCGCTCATTTCCCGGCATTTGTGACCGAGATGTGCGGCCCGATCCAACCTGGTGGCGTTTTGCATTCCGTTGGCATCACCTCAACCTCAGCGCTTGGGGCCGTGTCGATTTCGCTGATTGGTCTGGCCAATATCGGTGGTACGTTGCTGGCCGGCTGGGCAGGAAATCACTTTCCCAAGAAATACCTGCTGGCTGCAGTGTATACAGGCAGAACATTGGCTGCGGCCTTATTCATCCTGCTGCCGATCACCCCAATCTCGGTTATTGTGTTTTCTCTGGTAATGGGATCACTTTGGTTGGCCACTGTGCCACTGACCTCGGGCCTTGTGGCGCACCTTTATGGCTTGCGGTATATGGGCACGCTATACGGCATTATCTTTTTCAGCCATCAGCTTGGCAGCTTTCTGGGTGTCTGGCTGGGCGGTCGTATGTATGACCAGTTCGGCGACTACAGCATGGTTTGGTGGATCGGCGTGGCAATTGGCGCGTTCAGCGCGATCGTGCATTTGCCCATCCGTGAGAACCGCACGGCTGTTCCGGCCTGA
- the mtnA gene encoding S-methyl-5-thioribose-1-phosphate isomerase — MQVQDTHYRSIWWDKSEGEVRIIDQRWLPHDFCVVTLKTLNEFAAAIRDMWVRGAPLIGATAAFGIAEQMSRDSSEASFDAAYDVLHATRPTAINLRWALDRCREVLMPLAASDRAEHAWALAQDIADEDVEINAAIGRHGLALIKEIAARKPAGEPVRLLTHCNAGWLATVDWGTATSPMYHAHNEGIPLHVWVDETRPRNQGALTSWELGEHGIPHRYIVDNAGGHLMQHGLVDLVITGTDRTTAQGDVCNKIGTYLKALAAHDNGVPFYVALPSPTIDWTVRDGVAEIPIEERDAGEVTHVLGVDENSAITDVRVAPVGTEGGNPAFDVTPNRLVTGLITERGVCEASAEGLAGLFPDRAG; from the coding sequence ATGCAAGTACAGGACACTCACTATCGATCGATTTGGTGGGACAAGTCGGAGGGTGAGGTTCGGATCATCGATCAACGCTGGTTGCCGCATGATTTCTGTGTCGTGACCCTGAAAACTCTGAACGAGTTTGCAGCGGCAATTCGGGATATGTGGGTCAGAGGTGCACCTTTGATCGGCGCGACGGCCGCTTTTGGCATAGCTGAACAGATGTCCCGTGACAGTTCAGAAGCATCGTTTGATGCTGCATATGATGTTCTGCACGCAACGCGGCCCACCGCAATCAACCTACGTTGGGCTTTGGACAGATGCCGAGAGGTTCTGATGCCGCTGGCTGCGTCAGATCGCGCCGAACACGCCTGGGCCTTGGCACAAGACATAGCGGACGAAGATGTCGAAATCAACGCGGCGATTGGTCGACACGGGTTAGCGTTGATCAAGGAGATCGCCGCGCGCAAGCCTGCTGGCGAACCGGTACGGCTTTTGACCCATTGCAATGCGGGTTGGCTGGCGACGGTAGATTGGGGCACAGCCACAAGCCCGATGTATCATGCGCATAACGAAGGCATCCCTCTGCATGTTTGGGTGGATGAAACTCGGCCCCGCAATCAGGGTGCGCTAACCTCATGGGAACTGGGAGAGCATGGCATCCCCCATCGCTACATCGTGGACAATGCCGGGGGGCACCTGATGCAGCATGGGTTGGTTGATCTGGTCATCACAGGCACGGACCGCACAACAGCTCAGGGCGATGTGTGCAACAAGATCGGCACCTACCTCAAAGCTTTGGCCGCGCATGACAACGGAGTGCCCTTTTATGTCGCCTTACCCTCCCCAACCATTGACTGGACGGTGCGCGACGGTGTGGCTGAAATCCCAATTGAGGAACGCGATGCAGGGGAAGTGACGCATGTCCTTGGCGTGGATGAGAATTCGGCCATAACAGATGTTCGCGTGGCTCCGGTAGGGACAGAAGGGGGTAATCCTGCCTTTGATGTCACCCCCAACCGATTGGTAACCGGGCTGATTACCGAACGTGGCGTGTGCGAAGCCTCTGCAGAAGGTTTGGCAGGCTTGTTCCCGGACAGGGCTGGCTAG
- the accD gene encoding acetyl-CoA carboxylase, carboxyltransferase subunit beta, with translation MNWITNYVRPRINSIFSRREVPENLWHKCDECGTMLFHRELAENQNVCTQCGHHMAITPRDRFKHLFDGGVFTEVDVPAPKDDPLQFRDQKKYPDRMKAAQKKTGEKEAMLVALGEIGRTPIVAAAQDFSFMGGSMGMYVGNAIIAAAQEAVKLKRPLILFSAAGGARMQEGILSLMQMPRTTVAVEMLKEANLPYIVVLTHPTTGGVTASYAMLGDVHISEPNALICFAGPRVIEQTIREKLPEGFQRAEYLLDHGMLDRVTKRTDMREELITITRMLMNQPPAIKGDLPAPEPAIAEEVAAEETGQK, from the coding sequence ATGAACTGGATCACAAACTACGTCCGCCCCCGGATCAACTCGATTTTCTCGCGCCGTGAAGTGCCGGAAAACCTCTGGCACAAATGCGACGAGTGCGGGACGATGCTGTTCCACCGCGAACTGGCCGAGAACCAGAACGTCTGCACCCAGTGTGGCCACCATATGGCAATTACCCCGCGTGACAGGTTCAAGCACCTGTTTGATGGCGGTGTTTTCACTGAAGTTGACGTTCCGGCCCCCAAGGACGATCCGCTGCAGTTCCGCGATCAGAAAAAATATCCCGACCGCATGAAAGCAGCCCAGAAGAAGACCGGCGAAAAAGAAGCGATGCTGGTTGCTTTGGGCGAAATTGGCCGCACCCCAATTGTCGCAGCAGCGCAGGACTTTTCTTTCATGGGCGGGTCGATGGGCATGTATGTCGGCAACGCGATCATTGCCGCCGCGCAAGAGGCCGTAAAGCTCAAGCGCCCGCTGATCCTGTTTTCTGCCGCAGGTGGCGCTCGGATGCAGGAAGGTATCCTCAGCCTGATGCAAATGCCGCGGACAACCGTAGCTGTTGAGATGCTGAAAGAGGCGAACTTGCCTTACATCGTCGTTCTGACCCACCCCACCACCGGGGGTGTAACCGCGTCTTATGCCATGTTGGGCGATGTCCATATCTCAGAACCCAACGCGCTGATTTGTTTTGCTGGCCCGCGTGTGATTGAACAAACGATCAGGGAAAAGCTGCCCGAAGGGTTCCAACGCGCCGAGTACTTGTTGGATCACGGCATGCTGGACCGTGTTACCAAACGCACCGACATGCGCGAAGAGCTGATCACCATCACACGGATGTTGATGAACCAGCCCCCGGCGATCAAGGGTGATCTGCCTGCGCCGGAACCGGCAATAGCCGAAGAAGTCGCTGCTGAAGAGACCGGCCAGAAATGA